A genome region from Segatella copri includes the following:
- a CDS encoding glycoside hydrolase family 57 protein has protein sequence MKTICLYFEIHQITHLKRYRFFDIGTDHYYYDDYENDRSINEIAERSYMPALNALQEMIEKNGKYFKIAFSLSGVGMEQLELHAPQVLEKLQQLNNTGCVEFLAEPYSHGLASLVNEASFKDEVMRQCTKIEEYFGKKPAVLRNSSLIYSDDIGNDVANMGFIGMLTEGAKHVLGWKSPHYVYHCALNPKLKLLLRDVNLSDDISLRFSNSDWDGYPLFADNYMNRIAAFPEEEQVINIFMELSALGIAQPLSSNILEFMKALPQCAKDRGITFSTPSEICKKIKSVGEVNVPDTLSWVDEERDVSSWLGNPMQREAFNKLYSVADRVRIANDPRINQDWDYLQASNNFRFMTTKPSNVGLDRGIYSSPFDAFTNYMNILGDFITRVNDLYPTDVDNDQLESLLTTIKNQDEEIEMKDKEIVRLQAKIEKIEKEAEKHHGEKPAKAAPAKKTAAKPAAKKAPAKKTTKAEPKEEKKD, from the coding sequence ATGAAAACAATTTGTTTATATTTCGAGATACATCAGATTACCCATCTGAAACGCTACCGCTTCTTCGACATCGGTACCGACCATTATTACTATGATGACTACGAGAACGACCGTAGCATCAACGAGATTGCTGAGCGCTCTTATATGCCAGCCTTGAATGCCCTTCAGGAGATGATTGAAAAGAACGGCAAGTATTTCAAGATAGCTTTTTCGCTTTCGGGTGTGGGTATGGAGCAGTTGGAACTTCATGCTCCTCAGGTGCTGGAGAAGCTTCAGCAGCTCAACAATACGGGTTGTGTAGAGTTCCTGGCTGAACCTTACTCTCACGGACTTGCTTCTCTGGTTAATGAGGCAAGTTTCAAGGATGAGGTGATGCGCCAGTGTACTAAGATTGAGGAATATTTCGGAAAGAAACCTGCCGTATTGCGCAACTCTTCGCTCATCTATAGCGATGATATCGGTAACGATGTTGCCAACATGGGATTCATTGGTATGCTCACCGAGGGTGCCAAGCACGTGCTCGGCTGGAAGTCTCCTCACTATGTTTACCATTGCGCCCTGAACCCTAAGTTGAAGCTCCTTTTGCGCGATGTGAACCTGAGCGATGATATCTCTCTGCGCTTCAGCAACAGCGATTGGGACGGTTATCCACTCTTTGCCGACAACTATATGAACCGGATTGCTGCCTTCCCAGAGGAGGAGCAGGTTATCAATATCTTCATGGAGCTTTCTGCTCTTGGTATTGCCCAGCCTCTGTCAAGCAACATCCTCGAGTTTATGAAGGCTTTGCCTCAGTGTGCCAAGGACCGTGGCATCACCTTCTCAACACCTAGTGAAATCTGTAAGAAGATCAAGTCGGTAGGCGAGGTGAATGTGCCTGATACCTTGAGTTGGGTAGACGAGGAGCGTGATGTAAGTTCGTGGTTGGGTAACCCGATGCAGCGTGAGGCTTTCAACAAGCTTTACAGTGTGGCAGACCGTGTACGTATCGCCAACGATCCACGTATCAATCAGGACTGGGATTACCTGCAGGCAAGTAACAACTTCCGCTTCATGACTACCAAGCCAAGCAATGTGGGTCTTGACAGAGGTATCTATTCAAGTCCTTTCGATGCTTTCACTAACTATATGAACATTCTTGGCGACTTCATTACCCGAGTAAACGACCTCTATCCTACTGATGTTGATAACGATCAGCTTGAGAGCCTGCTTACTACCATCAAGAATCAGGATGAAGAGATTGAGATGAAGGACAAGGAGATTGTCCGTCTTCAGGCTAAGATTGAAAAGATAGAGAAGGAGGCTGAGAAGCACCATGGCGAGAAGCCTGCTAAGGCTGCTCCTGCCAAGAAAACCGCAGCTAAGCCTGCAGCCAAGAAGGCTCCTGCCAAGAAAACAACAAAGGCAGAGCCTAAAGAAGAAAAGAAAGATTAG
- a CDS encoding glycoside hydrolase 43 family protein, with product MKIKSHSLLCILATIALSSPLSALSVNAQKAVSKTWNPNLKNGMYRNPVIDADYSDPDVCRVGNDYYMTSSSFQCFPGLQILHSTDLVNWEIIGAALLNDYPVLPEYQGTELDWRKKVQHGNYVWAPSIRYHDGWFYIYCGDPDQGLFMTKTQDPRGPWEPITWVMKGKGMIDCCPLWDEDGKAYLSHGCAGSRAGIKSVLFVAPMSPDGTKVIGPSRIVYDGHEDQPTIEGTKFYKRNGYYYIMSPAGGVKYGWQVELRSKNPFGPYEEYVGMAQGKNKKVNGPHQGAWVDTQNGEDWFLHFQDKHAYGRVVHLQPARWVNDWLVIGDDKDGDGCGDPVQQWKKPNLPSSGNFQPKESDDFNSVDLGLQWQWNGPYSQYWYFCDAKNSKLRLYGVQQAEDAKNLYDLPNLLLQKLPTENFTATAKVKFIPNRTEAYKEKDKVLGESAGMIMQGMDYAALKFVDTKEEGVVLQYVTCEKAEKGKAEKVVKQVAIKTSKQPQPYTVKYAVDDIPSSRIATQDVWLRVKVHSEGIANQIQAIAEWSYSLDGKKFNKIGNPFTVREGKWIGAKLGFFNTRTAKKNDAAFFDVDWIHFEK from the coding sequence ATGAAAATAAAATCGCATTCACTCCTGTGCATTCTCGCCACCATCGCATTGAGTTCGCCGCTCTCTGCGCTGAGCGTGAATGCCCAGAAGGCGGTATCCAAGACATGGAATCCGAACCTGAAGAACGGAATGTACCGCAACCCGGTTATTGACGCCGACTACTCAGACCCTGACGTATGCCGTGTGGGCAATGACTACTATATGACTTCCTCTTCCTTCCAGTGTTTCCCAGGCTTGCAAATTCTGCACAGCACCGACCTGGTAAACTGGGAGATTATCGGCGCTGCCCTACTCAATGACTATCCAGTATTGCCAGAGTATCAGGGCACCGAACTGGATTGGCGCAAGAAGGTTCAGCATGGTAACTACGTGTGGGCACCATCTATCCGCTACCATGACGGATGGTTCTATATCTACTGCGGTGATCCTGACCAGGGACTCTTTATGACCAAGACTCAGGACCCACGTGGTCCATGGGAACCTATCACCTGGGTGATGAAGGGAAAAGGTATGATCGACTGCTGCCCTCTCTGGGATGAAGACGGCAAGGCTTATCTGTCGCATGGCTGTGCCGGTTCAAGAGCCGGCATCAAATCGGTACTCTTCGTAGCTCCGATGTCACCTGACGGCACCAAGGTTATCGGTCCATCACGCATCGTATATGATGGTCATGAAGACCAACCTACCATCGAGGGTACCAAGTTCTACAAGCGTAACGGCTACTATTACATCATGAGTCCTGCGGGCGGCGTGAAGTATGGCTGGCAGGTAGAACTGCGTTCCAAGAATCCATTTGGTCCTTACGAGGAGTATGTAGGTATGGCACAGGGAAAGAACAAGAAGGTAAACGGTCCTCACCAGGGTGCCTGGGTTGATACCCAGAACGGCGAAGACTGGTTCCTCCACTTTCAGGATAAGCATGCCTACGGTCGTGTGGTTCATCTGCAACCAGCCAGATGGGTGAACGACTGGCTCGTCATCGGTGACGACAAGGATGGTGACGGCTGCGGTGACCCAGTGCAGCAATGGAAGAAGCCAAACCTGCCATCAAGCGGAAACTTCCAGCCTAAGGAATCGGATGATTTCAATAGCGTAGATTTAGGTCTGCAATGGCAGTGGAACGGTCCTTACAGTCAGTACTGGTACTTCTGTGATGCCAAGAACTCCAAGTTGCGCCTCTATGGTGTACAGCAGGCAGAAGATGCAAAGAATCTGTATGATTTGCCAAACCTCCTGCTCCAGAAACTCCCTACCGAGAACTTTACTGCTACAGCCAAGGTGAAGTTTATTCCGAACCGCACCGAGGCTTACAAAGAAAAAGATAAGGTACTGGGCGAAAGTGCCGGTATGATTATGCAAGGCATGGACTATGCGGCACTCAAGTTTGTTGATACCAAGGAAGAGGGTGTTGTGTTGCAATATGTAACCTGTGAGAAGGCTGAGAAGGGAAAGGCTGAGAAGGTGGTGAAACAGGTTGCCATCAAGACCAGCAAGCAGCCTCAGCCTTACACCGTAAAGTATGCCGTAGATGATATCCCTTCTTCCCGCATCGCTACCCAGGATGTATGGCTCCGTGTGAAGGTTCATAGCGAGGGTATCGCCAACCAGATACAGGCTATCGCTGAATGGAGCTACAGTCTGGATGGTAAGAAATTCAACAAGATAGGCAATCCTTTCACTGTGCGTGAAGGCAAGTGGATTGGTGCCAAGCTCGGTTTCTTCAACACCCGCACAGCCAAAAAGAACGATGCTGCCTTCTTCGACGTAGACTGGATTCATTTCGAAAAATAA
- a CDS encoding glycosyltransferase family 4 protein — protein MKVLMFGWEYPPHVFGGLATANFGISQGLHAQGDVDITLCLPHPFGDEDRSACKIVAMNSVPIAWRDVNHDYVQQRVGNIMNPDDYFRYRDHIYADFNYMHVNDLGCMDFAGGYPSNLHDEINNYSIIAGVVARSEEFDIIHAHDWLTFPAGIHAKRVSGKPLCIHVHATDFDRSRGKVNPTVYAIEKDGMDNADCIMCVSELTRQTVIHQYHQDPRKCFAMHNAVYPLKQEWQDIPRPNHKGKEKVVTFLGRLTMQKGPEYFVEAANMVLHRTRNVRFCMAGSGDMMDQMIYLAAERGIADRFHFPGFMRGKQVYECLKDSDVYVMPSVSEPFGISPLEAMQCGTPTIISKQSGCGEILSNCIKVDYWDIHALADAIYSICHNESLFDYLSEEGKKEVDQITWEKVGARIKDLYLKTLGWK, from the coding sequence ATGAAAGTTTTAATGTTTGGATGGGAGTATCCTCCTCACGTATTTGGTGGTTTGGCAACTGCCAACTTTGGTATCTCCCAGGGACTTCATGCCCAGGGCGATGTTGATATCACATTGTGTCTGCCTCATCCTTTCGGTGATGAGGACCGCAGTGCCTGCAAGATTGTGGCAATGAACAGTGTGCCTATCGCCTGGCGAGATGTAAATCACGACTATGTGCAGCAGCGCGTAGGCAATATCATGAATCCGGACGATTATTTCCGCTACCGTGACCACATCTATGCCGATTTTAACTATATGCATGTAAATGACCTCGGCTGTATGGACTTTGCCGGTGGTTATCCGTCAAATCTTCATGACGAGATCAACAACTATAGCATCATTGCCGGAGTTGTAGCCCGTTCAGAAGAATTTGATATTATCCATGCTCACGACTGGCTTACATTCCCTGCCGGAATTCATGCCAAGCGCGTGAGTGGCAAACCATTGTGCATCCACGTTCATGCTACTGATTTCGACCGTAGCCGTGGAAAGGTGAACCCTACCGTTTACGCTATCGAGAAAGACGGTATGGATAATGCCGACTGCATCATGTGTGTATCCGAACTGACCCGCCAGACGGTGATTCACCAGTATCATCAGGATCCACGCAAGTGTTTCGCCATGCACAATGCCGTATACCCATTGAAGCAGGAGTGGCAGGATATTCCACGCCCAAATCATAAGGGCAAGGAGAAGGTAGTAACCTTCCTGGGACGTCTTACCATGCAGAAGGGACCTGAATATTTCGTTGAGGCTGCCAACATGGTATTGCACCGTACCCGCAATGTGCGTTTCTGTATGGCAGGTTCGGGCGATATGATGGATCAGATGATTTATCTCGCTGCCGAAAGAGGCATTGCCGACCGGTTCCACTTCCCTGGCTTTATGCGCGGCAAACAGGTTTATGAATGTCTGAAAGACAGTGATGTCTACGTGATGCCATCTGTGAGCGAGCCGTTCGGTATCTCACCTTTGGAAGCTATGCAGTGCGGCACACCAACCATTATCTCCAAGCAGAGTGGATGTGGAGAAATTCTGTCCAACTGTATCAAGGTAGACTACTGGGATATCCATGCCCTTGCTGATGCCATCTACAGCATCTGTCACAACGAGAGTCTTTTCGATTATCTCTCAGAGGAAGGCAAGAAAGAAGTAGACCAGATTACCTGGGAGAAAGTGGGAGCCCGCATCAAAGACCTGTACCTCAAAACCTTAGGGTGGAAGTAG